The stretch of DNA AAAAGATTTTACCTTTTTTAAATTTATAATTTCTGAATTAGAAATACGAACAAAGTTATTTTTATTAAGACGTTCTTCCAACTCATATAAGCGTAGTCTTAGGGAATATTCCCCTTTATTTGTCAAGGCAATTACTTTTCCATCTACTGTATAAATACGACTAATATTTGATTGGTCTAATATCTCCAAAATACCTTTCTGAAAACCAGCTATTATCTGTGGTTCTTCATCAGAAAGCTTTTTTATTATATTATTTATTTCATCTGTCATCTTATCAGTAATTATAATAACTTTTGGTTCTTTACAGCTATTATCAATTTTTATTTCAACTTGCATCTAATTACCTCCTTCTTATGGTGATATTATAAACATATAAAGACCTATACTCTACTGTTTTTTCATAAGTGGTCAATATTTAAAGATAAGTGGTGAAAATTACACAATTGCTTATACTTATAATTCATCCACCATTTTTTTACTTAACTATTTATATAATAAATAATAATACCCCAACGAATATAATCCGAAAGGGTATTATCTATATTAAGACTTACTATTAGATACTTTGAATTACTCTACATCTGCTTTTTAGTAAATCCTTTATTGCTTTTTCTCTATATTTTTCAACACTATAAAAATTAATAGTATCTATTTTATTATTTAATTCCTTGGCCCATTTTTTATATTTTTTAGGGTTCCTCTTAATAACATCCTTAGCCTGATCCCTATTCTTAATATAGAATGTACCTAAATCTGAATAACTATCAAAGTCAAACTCTTTTAGTTCATACTCCATATGAAAATTCAATAATGAAAATCCATTATCAAATATAGGAGCTAATTTTTCAATTTCTCCTGTATTATTATTTCTAATAAATCCAAAATTATTAAAATGTCTATCTTTATTTTCAATAATATAGTCAAAAACTATCATATCATCTATTCCTAACATTATTTCATCAGAAACTAAACTTTTAATATCATTATATTTCCATCTATCTTTAGTCCCTACTTCTGTAGATAAAAACTCTGCCATTGTTAGGTACCCATGATCAACAT from Clostridium chauvoei encodes:
- a CDS encoding LytTR family DNA-binding domain-containing protein: MQVEIKIDNSCKEPKVIIITDKMTDEINNIIKKLSDEEPQIIAGFQKGILEILDQSNISRIYTVDGKVIALTNKGEYSLRLRLYELEERLNKNNFVRISNSEIINLKKVKSFDLSFTGTICVSMLDNTVTYVSRRYVAKIKQILGL